A window from Gammaproteobacteria bacterium encodes these proteins:
- a CDS encoding type II toxin-antitoxin system RelE/ParE family toxin gives MRPFYFHPGALAEAEAAAAFFDERMKGLGLRFLTEMTEAINRIRMNPAIYRKIEGEVRKCRVKHFPYAVVFRERAQEIEIIAVMQLRREPGYCARNQDLTLCPNYGFSPPITCYVSIREIRGKF, from the coding sequence GTGAGGCCGTTTTATTTCCATCCGGGGGCACTGGCCGAAGCCGAGGCTGCCGCCGCATTTTTCGATGAACGCATGAAAGGTTTGGGGCTTCGTTTTCTGACGGAAATGACCGAGGCGATTAACCGGATTCGAATGAACCCCGCCATATACAGAAAGATCGAGGGTGAGGTGAGAAAGTGTCGCGTTAAGCATTTTCCCTATGCTGTCGTCTTTCGCGAAAGGGCGCAGGAAATCGAGATTATTGCGGTGATGCAGCTAAGGCGGGAGCCAGGCTATTGCGCGAGGAATCAAGACCTGACCCTTTGTCCCAATTACGGATTCTCTCCGCCCATTACATGTTATGTGTCTATAAGAGAAATACGCGGTAAGTTCTAA